A region from the Nocardioides exalbidus genome encodes:
- a CDS encoding alanine/glycine:cation symporter family protein, translated as MATSDQWQWLSTIEEAINSAFDPIADAVASVIFYAPTVGGVTFPLIVLWLVVAAGVFTVYFKGIQFVSWSTSFGLVRGKFSRASDPGEVTHFQALSSAVSGTVGLGNIAGVGAAVTLGGPGATFWMIMAGLLGMCTKFVECTLGVKYREVHEDGTVTGGPFRYLPVAFERFGRTASRTLTIIFAVALFLFGAVGGNMFQANQTYAQAREVTGGDDGYLGSSGSALIFGLVLAFLVGAVIIGGISSIAQVTSRLVPAMGLLYLGTCVLVIAANIVNVPAAFGEIFSGAFAPKGVAGGAIGVLIIGFQRAAFSNEAGVGSAPIAHAAVKTKHPVSEGFVALLEPFIDTVIICTLTALTIVIADAPYYAEQREVVAGGGPTPDGVVVTSRAFETFLPQFPVILAIAVALFAFSTLITWSYYTMKAWTEIFGRSKRSEATFKVVFCTFTVIGSVITFTSVLTFADSMLFVCAIVNLLACYLLLPKVREELRSFRAGRRNGSITEVPVEERATT; from the coding sequence ATGGCGACCAGTGACCAGTGGCAGTGGCTCTCGACCATCGAAGAAGCGATCAACTCAGCCTTCGACCCGATCGCCGACGCCGTCGCCTCCGTGATCTTCTACGCGCCCACGGTCGGCGGGGTCACCTTCCCGCTGATCGTCCTCTGGCTCGTCGTCGCAGCCGGCGTCTTCACGGTGTACTTCAAGGGGATCCAGTTCGTCTCGTGGAGCACCAGCTTCGGCCTGGTGCGCGGGAAGTTCTCGCGAGCGAGCGATCCCGGCGAGGTCACGCACTTCCAGGCGCTGTCCTCGGCGGTCTCGGGAACGGTGGGCCTCGGCAACATCGCCGGCGTTGGAGCCGCAGTCACGCTCGGCGGGCCCGGAGCGACGTTCTGGATGATCATGGCAGGGCTTCTCGGCATGTGCACGAAGTTCGTCGAGTGCACGCTCGGCGTGAAGTATCGCGAGGTGCACGAGGACGGGACGGTTACCGGCGGGCCCTTCCGCTACCTGCCGGTCGCATTCGAACGCTTCGGCCGGACTGCATCGCGCACGCTGACGATCATCTTCGCCGTGGCCCTGTTCTTGTTCGGCGCCGTTGGCGGCAACATGTTCCAGGCCAACCAGACCTACGCCCAGGCACGCGAGGTGACCGGTGGCGATGATGGCTACCTCGGGTCCTCGGGCTCGGCACTCATCTTCGGTCTCGTCCTGGCGTTCCTCGTGGGCGCCGTGATCATCGGCGGCATCTCCTCCATCGCTCAGGTGACCTCGCGACTTGTGCCGGCCATGGGTCTGTTGTACCTGGGCACCTGCGTCCTGGTCATCGCCGCCAACATCGTCAACGTGCCGGCGGCCTTCGGGGAGATCTTCTCCGGAGCCTTCGCACCTAAGGGCGTCGCTGGCGGCGCGATCGGCGTCCTCATCATCGGCTTCCAGCGGGCGGCCTTCTCCAACGAGGCCGGCGTGGGTTCGGCGCCGATCGCCCACGCTGCCGTGAAGACCAAGCACCCGGTGAGCGAGGGCTTCGTCGCCCTCCTCGAGCCGTTCATCGACACCGTCATCATCTGCACGCTCACCGCGCTGACGATCGTGATCGCAGACGCGCCCTACTACGCCGAGCAGCGTGAGGTGGTGGCCGGCGGCGGGCCCACTCCGGACGGAGTGGTGGTGACCTCGCGGGCGTTCGAGACGTTCCTGCCCCAGTTCCCGGTGATCCTCGCGATCGCGGTGGCGCTCTTCGCCTTCTCGACACTCATCACATGGTCCTACTACACGATGAAGGCGTGGACGGAGATCTTCGGTCGCTCGAAGCGGAGCGAGGCGACCTTCAAGGTCGTGTTCTGCACGTTCACCGTGATCGGCAGCGTGATCACCTTCACCTCGGTGCTCACGTTCGCCGACTCCATGCTCTTCGTGTGCGCGATCGTCAACCTGCTGGCCTGCTACCTCCTGCTGCCCAAGGTGCGTGAGGAGCTGCGGTCCTTCCGTGCGGGCAGGCGCAACGGCTCCATCACCGAGGTCCCGGTCGAGGAGCGAGCGACGACGTGA
- a CDS encoding DUF2254 domain-containing protein produces MSRDRRTFCGARGGLRTSSSVQFLLRPTAPGPRPSSARVPAPGEKQMMRSLRRLRDKFWAVPLLCAALAGALGLSLTALDDWFDTSLTVPFLFAGGPEGARALLSAIITSMISFTGLVFSITIVVLQLTSSQFSPRVLRTLLRDWIIQIALGVFVATFVYALVVLRSVRGTAQTEASVPQISVTVAFGFVLASVVVFLFYIDHVAQSIRAASIVDRIGEETRAVLESRYPQDAESRALRPVPRTASHRVTANRPGVVQQVDDEALAVLAEKDGTTICLLRAVGEFVPGGAPLLEVHGGRPPDDGALRSAVHLGEERALDEDVGFGLRQLVDIAERALSPGINDPTTAVQVIDQLHDLLRRLVTRPLAPRQTVDSSGRLAVHVPQPGLADLIGLAVDEIAHWGADVDRVQRRLGVMLRDLYLAALPVHREVVGRALASFSADRTSLGPGTAPEPTDDGLR; encoded by the coding sequence TTGTCGCGCGACCGACGCACGTTTTGCGGAGCGAGAGGCGGGCTGCGCACGAGCTCGTCGGTACAGTTCTTGTTGCGTCCCACAGCGCCGGGACCTCGACCCTCCTCGGCGAGGGTGCCGGCACCAGGAGAGAAGCAGATGATGCGCAGCTTGAGACGCTTGCGGGACAAGTTCTGGGCGGTGCCGCTCCTGTGCGCCGCCCTCGCCGGAGCCCTCGGGCTCTCCCTCACGGCATTGGATGACTGGTTCGACACCTCGCTGACGGTGCCGTTCCTCTTTGCCGGAGGGCCCGAAGGGGCACGAGCACTGCTCTCGGCCATCATCACGTCGATGATCTCGTTCACCGGCTTGGTGTTCTCGATCACCATCGTGGTGCTCCAACTGACGAGCAGCCAGTTCTCCCCACGTGTCCTCCGCACGCTCCTGCGCGACTGGATCATCCAGATCGCACTCGGCGTCTTCGTCGCCACGTTCGTCTACGCCTTGGTCGTGCTTCGCTCCGTGCGCGGCACCGCCCAGACCGAGGCGTCGGTGCCACAGATCTCGGTCACGGTGGCGTTCGGGTTCGTGCTGGCCAGCGTGGTGGTCTTCCTCTTCTACATCGACCACGTGGCCCAGTCGATCCGCGCGGCCTCCATAGTGGACCGCATCGGTGAGGAGACCCGTGCGGTGCTCGAGAGCCGGTACCCCCAGGACGCGGAGTCACGGGCTCTGCGGCCGGTGCCTCGCACCGCGTCCCACCGCGTGACCGCGAATCGACCCGGAGTGGTCCAGCAGGTCGACGACGAAGCGCTGGCCGTCCTCGCCGAGAAGGACGGGACGACCATCTGCCTGCTGCGCGCGGTGGGCGAGTTCGTGCCCGGAGGGGCGCCGCTCTTGGAAGTTCATGGTGGTCGTCCACCCGACGACGGCGCACTCAGGTCGGCTGTCCACCTCGGAGAGGAGCGCGCACTCGACGAGGACGTGGGGTTCGGGCTGCGTCAGCTCGTCGACATCGCCGAGCGTGCACTCTCTCCAGGGATCAACGACCCGACCACCGCAGTCCAGGTCATCGATCAGCTGCACGACCTCCTGCGCCGGCTCGTGACTCGACCGCTCGCGCCACGGCAGACGGTTGACTCATCGGGTCGACTGGCGGTGCACGTCCCACAGCCGGGGCTCGCGGACCTCATCGGTCTGGCCGTCGACGAGATCGCACACTGGGGCGCGGACGTCGACCGGGTGCAGCGGCGGCTCGGCGTCATGCTGCGGGACCTGTACCTCGCCGCTCTGCCCGTCCACCGGGAGGTCGTTGGCCGAGCACTCGCGTCCTTCTCCGCTGACCGGACCAGCCTCGGTCCCGGGACAGCTCCCGAGCCGACCGACGACGGACTGCGCTGA
- a CDS encoding PRC-barrel domain-containing protein — MSGWQRRRLQQRDMEGSGMVSITHELVPLGAGSLGLAREEDDVRGMAVLDVRDHRVGEVEEILVDPVERRARLLVVSSGGILGLDDHHRLVPVDAVSRVRAHVRLERSDLHVEAGFEYQPEPQGPVDYSPVYSYFGYAPFWEHGYQEPYFHDRRR, encoded by the coding sequence ATGTCCGGCTGGCAGCGTCGTCGGCTCCAGCAACGGGACATGGAGGGGAGCGGGATGGTGTCCATCACACACGAGCTTGTGCCTCTGGGAGCGGGCTCGCTCGGCCTGGCTCGGGAAGAGGACGACGTACGCGGGATGGCCGTCCTGGACGTCCGCGACCACCGCGTGGGCGAGGTGGAGGAGATCCTCGTCGACCCCGTGGAGCGGCGCGCTCGCCTGCTGGTCGTGTCGTCGGGTGGGATCCTCGGACTGGACGACCACCATCGGCTCGTGCCGGTGGACGCCGTCTCACGTGTGCGCGCACACGTCAGGCTCGAGCGCAGCGACCTGCACGTCGAAGCGGGGTTCGAGTACCAGCCGGAGCCGCAGGGCCCGGTGGACTACTCGCCCGTGTACAGCTACTTCGGCTACGCGCCGTTCTGGGAGCACGGCTACCAGGAGCCGTACTTCCACGACCGTCGCCGGTGA
- a CDS encoding response regulator transcription factor, with protein MVGISAQVLVLEDDVGLRASLRLLLEDDGYGVHEAGDAESALDVVRATRLDIMLVDLMLGGVDGFTFIRRARPLTDAPIVVMSARDGVEDIVAALEAGADDYVTKPFDVAEVQARLRALLRRPALATGTGAGPASEGDELAGEVVVLDSVDGPLVFDRAAAHLRRGDREIHLTMTEYKLLTVLSDNVGRVLSRTSLLDHVWERGFFGDDRIVDVHVRRLRKKLELDPGEPRTLVTVRGLGYRLDVR; from the coding sequence ATGGTCGGTATCAGTGCACAGGTGCTCGTCCTCGAGGACGACGTGGGACTGCGCGCGTCCCTGCGGCTGCTGCTGGAGGACGACGGCTACGGCGTGCACGAGGCTGGTGACGCTGAGTCCGCCCTCGACGTGGTTCGGGCGACACGGCTGGACATCATGCTGGTGGACCTGATGCTGGGAGGCGTGGACGGCTTCACCTTCATCCGTCGAGCCCGACCGCTCACCGACGCGCCGATCGTGGTCATGAGTGCGCGGGACGGGGTCGAGGACATCGTGGCAGCCCTCGAGGCGGGCGCAGACGACTACGTGACCAAGCCGTTCGACGTCGCGGAGGTCCAGGCACGACTACGCGCGTTGTTGCGCCGGCCCGCCCTGGCGACGGGCACCGGCGCTGGTCCTGCGAGCGAGGGTGACGAGCTGGCCGGTGAGGTGGTCGTGCTCGATTCCGTGGACGGTCCGCTCGTCTTCGACCGGGCTGCGGCACACCTGCGGCGCGGCGATCGCGAGATCCACCTGACGATGACCGAGTACAAGCTGCTCACGGTGCTGTCCGACAACGTCGGCCGCGTGCTCAGTCGCACGTCCCTGCTGGATCACGTGTGGGAGCGGGGATTCTTCGGCGACGACCGGATCGTCGACGTGCACGTACGACGGCTGCGCAAGAAGCTTGAGCTCGACCCCGGCGAGCCCCGGACCCTGGTCACGGTCCGGGGGCTGGGCTACCGACTCGACGTCCGGTGA
- a CDS encoding sensor histidine kinase, with product MIFKLGRHGLRSSVTAAFALGALLLSIALSVGTYVSARQLLVEQRERTALRQAYADAALVRDGLATSDKGVSEALGAVSPPAGASMYVRSGGQWYSSTLDQSGEGLTAVVREVVAGGSVGLGWTDRTDPHAVVVGIPLPTVDAEYFEVAVADELDATLHTLALALAIGAALTTVAGAALGRAASRRVLAPLRDVTGAAVAISAGDLERRLRDTDDPDLSELVASFNNMVDALRERIERDARFASDVSHELRTPLTTLTTSLALLQRGRNLDPQARSAVALMSDELARFRMALEDLLALGRLDAGINESALVPTEVGDLVRHALATAGTSPGSVGGERDAAIARVVVDRPQMVRALVNLLRNADLHGGGLSHVDVSATPHHVDIVVSDAGPGVAPHERRRIFERFARAGGTKVGTGSGLGLSIVAETVGRHGGQVWCEDAELGGAQFVVRLPRQPEREPTS from the coding sequence GTGATCTTCAAGCTCGGCCGCCATGGCCTGCGGTCGTCGGTGACCGCCGCCTTCGCGCTCGGCGCCCTGCTCCTCTCGATCGCCCTCTCCGTCGGGACCTACGTCTCTGCGAGGCAGCTGCTCGTCGAGCAGCGTGAGCGCACCGCCCTTCGTCAGGCGTACGCCGATGCGGCCCTCGTCCGTGACGGGCTGGCCACGTCCGACAAGGGTGTGAGCGAAGCCCTCGGCGCGGTGTCGCCGCCTGCGGGTGCCTCCATGTACGTCCGCAGCGGAGGTCAGTGGTACTCCTCGACCCTCGACCAGTCCGGCGAAGGACTCACCGCGGTGGTTCGGGAGGTGGTCGCAGGCGGGTCCGTCGGTCTCGGGTGGACCGACCGGACAGACCCGCACGCCGTGGTGGTGGGTATTCCCCTGCCGACTGTCGACGCCGAGTACTTCGAGGTGGCGGTGGCCGACGAGCTGGACGCGACCCTGCACACGCTGGCGCTGGCGCTCGCGATCGGGGCGGCCCTGACCACGGTCGCGGGTGCTGCCCTGGGTCGCGCGGCCAGCAGACGCGTGCTCGCGCCCCTGCGCGACGTCACCGGTGCCGCCGTGGCCATCTCGGCCGGAGACCTCGAACGGAGGCTGCGCGATACCGACGACCCGGACCTCTCAGAGCTCGTCGCCTCCTTCAACAACATGGTGGACGCGCTCCGCGAGCGCATCGAGCGGGACGCGCGCTTCGCCTCGGACGTGAGCCACGAGCTGCGCACCCCGCTGACGACCCTGACCACCAGCCTGGCCCTCCTCCAGCGCGGCCGGAACCTCGACCCACAGGCTCGCAGCGCCGTAGCCCTGATGTCGGACGAGCTGGCTCGGTTCCGCATGGCTCTGGAGGACCTGCTCGCGCTGGGGAGGCTCGATGCCGGAATCAACGAGTCCGCTCTCGTCCCGACCGAGGTCGGCGACCTGGTGAGGCACGCGCTGGCGACGGCGGGCACCTCCCCCGGTTCGGTGGGCGGGGAGCGCGATGCCGCAATCGCACGGGTGGTCGTCGACCGGCCGCAGATGGTGCGCGCGCTGGTCAACCTCCTCCGCAACGCGGACCTGCACGGTGGAGGCCTCTCGCATGTCGACGTCAGCGCCACGCCGCACCACGTCGACATCGTCGTGAGCGACGCAGGCCCCGGGGTCGCGCCGCACGAGCGTCGACGCATCTTCGAACGGTTCGCGCGTGCGGGTGGGACGAAGGTGGGCACCGGGAGCGGTCTCGGACTCAGCATCGTCGCGGAGACCGTCGGCAGGCACGGAGGCCAGGTCTGGTGCGAGGACGCCGAGCTCGGAGGCGCGCAGTTCGTCGTACGCCTGCCACGGCAGCCTGAGCGGGAGCCGACCTCGTGA
- a CDS encoding GerMN domain-containing protein encodes MTRSLRRAGRTTSRRTTALGILLGLGLGVGGCGLPDEGRAREIDDATVPYNLLRPDDRSSEPTSDSPEVARMVPVVFWLRPDDRLVPAVTDLSCDQATADVIRTLLRLLSASPDSAPRGEGLASAVPSTAQLTLVGIEGGVAVVGLDPLDDVDAERLPLAVGQVVLSITSTPDVDSVRFVTSARDVDVPLPGGALASGVVSPDDYVELLPQQLRPGGTGSASLGCPDG; translated from the coding sequence GTGACGCGGTCGCTTCGCCGGGCAGGCCGGACGACTTCACGGAGGACGACCGCGCTGGGCATCCTGCTCGGCCTGGGGCTGGGCGTCGGTGGCTGCGGGCTTCCCGACGAGGGGCGGGCCCGGGAGATCGACGACGCCACCGTGCCCTACAACCTGCTGCGCCCGGACGACCGCAGCTCGGAACCGACGTCCGACAGCCCCGAGGTGGCCCGGATGGTTCCGGTCGTGTTCTGGTTGCGCCCCGACGACCGGTTGGTGCCCGCGGTGACAGACCTGTCCTGCGACCAGGCGACAGCCGACGTCATCCGCACCCTCCTGCGCCTGCTCTCGGCCTCTCCCGACAGCGCGCCACGCGGCGAGGGCCTCGCCTCGGCCGTGCCGTCGACCGCTCAGCTCACCCTCGTCGGCATCGAGGGCGGCGTAGCCGTCGTCGGGCTGGACCCGCTGGACGACGTGGACGCCGAACGGCTGCCTCTCGCGGTCGGACAGGTGGTGCTCTCGATCACCTCGACGCCTGACGTCGACTCCGTCAGGTTCGTCACCTCGGCGCGAGACGTCGATGTTCCCCTGCCCGGAGGTGCTCTCGCGAGCGGCGTCGTGAGTCCGGACGACTACGTCGAGCTGCTGCCGCAACAACTTCGGCCCGGAGGCACGGGCTCCGCCTCCTTGGGATGCCCGGACGGATGA
- a CDS encoding acetyl-CoA hydrolase/transferase family protein, with product MEMPHVRLHALNAQPDIPLHDGVIPETTFVGPGFRGHPRLSYVPCRLSMVPRLFRGPLAPDVVVVHTTAPRNGQVSLGLEVNVLPAAIEAARQRGTLVVAQLNPRMPWTYGDAVISVDDIDLGVEVDAPLTTHTARPPGDDSRLIGSRVATEIGDGATLQAGIGEVPDATIAGVLERRGLKVWTEMFSDSVLALEQAGALDRGTPVRTSFVFGSHELYDWVNDNPRVQMLRTETTNAPAKIAQQPGMTSINTALQVDLFDQANASRISARIYSGFGGQTDFTVGASHAPGGRAFMALRSWHPRADVSTIVPLIDEPVTSFQHSAVVTEQGVAWIWGRDERAQARNLIEHAAHPSVRDDLWEEARALGLA from the coding sequence ATGGAGATGCCTCACGTCCGGCTGCACGCACTCAACGCTCAGCCCGATATCCCGCTCCACGATGGCGTCATCCCCGAGACGACGTTCGTTGGACCCGGGTTCCGGGGACACCCACGGTTGTCGTACGTCCCGTGCCGACTGTCGATGGTGCCGCGTCTCTTCCGTGGGCCGCTCGCGCCCGACGTTGTTGTCGTGCACACCACGGCGCCTCGCAACGGGCAGGTGTCGCTCGGGCTGGAGGTCAACGTGTTGCCAGCCGCGATCGAGGCGGCCAGGCAGCGGGGCACGCTCGTCGTGGCACAACTCAACCCCCGTATGCCGTGGACCTACGGCGACGCGGTGATCTCGGTCGACGACATCGATCTCGGCGTCGAGGTCGACGCACCACTGACGACCCACACGGCCCGGCCGCCCGGGGACGACTCGCGGCTCATCGGGTCGCGAGTCGCCACCGAGATCGGGGACGGCGCCACGCTCCAAGCCGGCATCGGCGAGGTGCCGGACGCCACCATCGCAGGCGTGCTCGAGCGGCGAGGGCTGAAGGTGTGGACGGAGATGTTCAGCGACAGCGTCCTCGCCCTGGAACAGGCAGGTGCACTGGACCGCGGCACCCCGGTGCGTACGTCCTTCGTGTTCGGCAGCCATGAGCTCTACGACTGGGTCAACGACAACCCGCGGGTGCAGATGCTGCGGACCGAGACCACCAACGCACCGGCCAAGATCGCCCAGCAGCCCGGTATGACGTCGATCAACACCGCCCTACAGGTCGACCTGTTCGACCAGGCAAACGCGTCACGCATCAGCGCCCGGATCTACAGCGGATTCGGAGGGCAGACCGATTTCACAGTGGGCGCGAGCCACGCGCCGGGTGGCCGGGCATTCATGGCGCTGCGCAGCTGGCATCCACGAGCGGACGTGTCGACGATCGTGCCGCTGATCGACGAGCCGGTGACCTCCTTCCAGCACAGCGCCGTCGTCACCGAGCAGGGGGTCGCGTGGATCTGGGGACGTGACGAACGGGCCCAGGCCCGCAACCTCATCGAGCACGCCGCCCACCCCAGCGTGCGCGACGACCTCTGGGAGGAAGCGCGGGCGCTCGGGCTTGCCTGA
- the sodN gene encoding superoxide dismutase, Ni, translated as MLRHLLAPTVEVSAHCDLPCGVYDPAQARIEAESIKAVIAKVNDSDDPDFRTRAILIKEQRSELVKHHLWVLWTDYFKPPHFEKYPQLHTLLNEATKLAGATGAKGTMDAEVADQLLAKIDEIAEIFWETKRA; from the coding sequence ATGCTTCGCCATCTGCTCGCCCCGACCGTCGAGGTCTCCGCCCACTGCGACCTTCCCTGCGGCGTCTACGACCCCGCCCAGGCACGCATCGAGGCCGAGTCGATCAAGGCCGTCATCGCCAAGGTCAACGACAGCGACGACCCCGACTTTCGCACCCGCGCGATCCTTATCAAGGAGCAGCGCTCCGAGCTCGTCAAGCACCACCTGTGGGTGCTGTGGACCGACTACTTCAAGCCCCCGCACTTCGAGAAGTACCCCCAGCTCCACACGCTGCTCAACGAGGCCACCAAGCTCGCCGGCGCCACCGGCGCCAAGGGCACGATGGACGCCGAGGTCGCCGACCAGCTCCTCGCCAAGATCGACGAGATCGCGGAAATCTTCTGGGAGACGAAGAGGGCCTGA
- a CDS encoding universal stress protein — MQTFPIVIAYDESPDARRALIWAATEAVDSKRPLLVLMIEDVQETPTAPGVAGKVPSLVPHALEEARTLIADLGVPSVQFEHRLGRVVSVLLGIADSAACVVMGSHGHGPFGEAMLGSVSNNVARHATCPVVVVRQPRVTGARRIVVGVDGSPHSNAALEYACARAERTLEKVFAVHATHHDDLSALGERYESLHADQDRLQETIHEAAASARRKHPDVHVEVEEWPGAPARALADASRNASLLVVGSRGRGYVNGLLLGSVSQAALHRAQCPVAVVR, encoded by the coding sequence ATGCAGACCTTTCCGATCGTGATCGCGTACGACGAATCGCCCGACGCTCGCAGGGCACTCATCTGGGCAGCAACCGAAGCCGTCGACTCGAAGCGACCACTCCTCGTGCTGATGATCGAGGACGTCCAGGAGACACCGACAGCTCCCGGCGTGGCCGGGAAGGTGCCCAGCCTGGTGCCGCACGCGCTGGAGGAAGCACGCACCCTCATCGCTGATCTCGGGGTGCCGTCAGTGCAGTTCGAGCACCGCCTCGGCCGCGTCGTGAGCGTCCTTCTGGGCATCGCGGACTCGGCTGCCTGCGTCGTGATGGGAAGCCACGGGCACGGACCATTCGGAGAAGCGATGCTGGGCTCGGTGAGCAACAACGTGGCCCGTCACGCGACCTGCCCGGTCGTCGTCGTCCGGCAACCGCGTGTCACCGGAGCCAGACGCATCGTGGTGGGAGTGGACGGCTCACCGCACAGCAACGCGGCGCTCGAGTACGCATGCGCGCGAGCCGAACGGACCTTGGAGAAGGTCTTCGCCGTCCACGCCACCCATCACGACGACCTGTCGGCTCTGGGAGAGCGGTACGAGTCGCTTCACGCCGACCAGGATCGGCTGCAGGAGACGATCCACGAAGCTGCCGCCTCGGCGCGGCGCAAGCATCCAGACGTCCACGTCGAGGTGGAGGAATGGCCCGGCGCGCCCGCACGAGCACTCGCCGATGCTTCGAGGAATGCCTCACTGCTCGTCGTCGGATCCCGGGGTCGCGGGTACGTCAACGGTCTGCTGCTGGGCTCCGTGAGCCAGGCCGCCCTGCACCGTGCGCAGTGCCCGGTGGCTGTCGTTCGCTAG
- a CDS encoding SDR family NAD(P)-dependent oxidoreductase translates to MTRRIFTPYEPTTTAGEIVRGLDLTGRRALITGGASGIGRETSRALAGCGADVTIAVRNLDQGTEVAAQIAAETHNPWVRAVHVDLTDLGSVHALVTSWDGPLHVLVNNAGVMALPQRDLSALGFEQQFMANFLGHFALANGLRPALAQESGRIVSVSSSAHLFSPVVFDDINFDFRPYDPRLAYAQSKTAVVLFAMGAHQRWSRDAITSNALNPGAIATPLQRHVGGTLATPPDLQKTVEQGASTSILLAASPALDGVGGRYFNDNQEAETVDSRPADVQDLNNAVARYALDSRNADRLWGMAERAVAAAAT, encoded by the coding sequence GTGACGCGCCGCATCTTCACGCCGTACGAGCCGACCACCACCGCCGGAGAGATCGTCCGCGGCCTGGACCTGACCGGTCGCCGTGCCTTGATCACCGGAGGGGCTTCGGGGATCGGCCGCGAGACCAGCCGCGCACTCGCCGGATGCGGTGCGGACGTCACCATCGCCGTCCGCAACCTCGACCAGGGCACAGAGGTCGCCGCGCAGATAGCTGCCGAGACCCACAATCCGTGGGTGCGCGCCGTCCACGTCGACCTCACCGACCTCGGCTCCGTCCACGCCCTCGTCACATCCTGGGACGGACCGCTCCACGTGCTGGTGAACAACGCGGGCGTGATGGCGCTCCCGCAACGAGACCTGTCCGCCCTTGGCTTCGAGCAGCAGTTCATGGCCAACTTCCTCGGACACTTCGCACTGGCGAACGGTCTCCGACCGGCGCTCGCGCAGGAGAGTGGGCGCATCGTGTCGGTGAGCTCGTCGGCCCACCTGTTCTCGCCGGTCGTCTTCGACGACATCAACTTCGACTTCCGGCCGTACGACCCACGTCTCGCCTACGCCCAGTCGAAGACAGCAGTCGTGCTGTTCGCCATGGGCGCGCACCAGCGATGGTCACGAGATGCCATCACATCCAACGCCCTCAACCCCGGTGCCATCGCCACGCCGCTGCAACGCCATGTCGGTGGAACGCTCGCCACGCCGCCGGATCTGCAGAAGACGGTCGAGCAGGGCGCCTCGACCAGCATCCTCCTGGCAGCCAGCCCCGCGCTCGACGGAGTCGGCGGTCGCTACTTCAACGACAACCAGGAGGCCGAGACGGTCGACAGCAGGCCGGCAGACGTCCAGGACCTGAACAACGCGGTCGCGCGGTACGCCCTCGACTCCCGCAACGCGGATCGTCTGTGGGGCATGGCTGAGCGGGCAGTGGCGGCGGCCGCTACGTAA